From Paraglaciecola sp. L1A13:
GCAGCATAATCGTTACCGCAAAACTAATGAGCTGAATGGCGTTGTCCATGGCCCGGCGTCTAATACGAGCCCAAGCTAACTGCCATGCGCCCATTTTACCTTTACCGAGCTTGCGCCCCAACCAGATCAAACCAAATGTCACAAGCAACAGACTAATAACCAATAGAATGCCTGAGCCAAATAAAATAGCACTTAAGCCCAAATTACCACTATATGCCCACATTAGACTGAATATTGCGCCCCCTGAGGCTAAAAACTGAATAAAGCGCGAACTAAGCGATGCCCCCAAATCGCGACGTAATACTCGCAAGGGTGAAACTGAAAAAAGCTTAAGCAAAGGATAAAGCGAGAACAGTACTGCGCATATGGCACCGGTAAATACAGCAATAATCAGTGGTCGCCAGAACCACACGTCCAATGATACTTCAACGCTGCCTGCCAGAGCCCAGACCACAACCTGCTGAAGTATAAAGCCCAATAAAGTGCCTATCACTATGCCTAACAACGTAATAAACGTTATTTGCAATAGGTAGACTTGCTGCACCATCGCTTTGCTCGCGCCTAACGTTTTCATGATGGCAACGGGATCATAGTGTCGCTGGCTATAGCGCTGAGCGGCAACAGCAATGGATACTGCAGCCAAAACAATCGCCAGCAAGCTTGCCAATAAAAAATACTGCTCAGCTTTGGCTATGGAACGCCCGATAGCAGAATCATCATCACTGACCGATATCCAACTCTGTAATTCTTTATCTAATTTTGGCATCAACCAATCGTAATACGCATTTAAGTCAGCTTCGCTACCGGTAAAAAAATAGCTAAAAGAAGCCCTACTACCCGGGCCGATAATATTTGTTGCTGCTAAATCCTGCTCACCGATCAGCACTTTAGGATCGCCACCAAAAACGCTAAAACCAGCATCCGGTACATCAGATAGCACTTTAGTGACAGTAAATTTCTTATCACCTACTTCAATATCTTGGCCAAGTGTTAGGTCTAAGTTTTGAAAAAGACGAGATTCTATCCATGCGTGACCAGGCTTAGGTAATGACTTGATAGCTTGACCTGGCGCAAAAGGTTGCTCGGCAACTCTTACTGTACCTTTCAACGGGTAACCCGGCGCTGCAGCGCGTAAGTCAACTAGCATCATATTATCGCCAGAAAACGCCATCGAGCGGGTATACACCTGATTAGCCGTATCCAAGTTAAATTCTTGTGCTTTTTCTATCCAGCTCTGATCCACTGGTTGACGAGACTTAAGGACGCGATCCGCCGCAATAAACTCGGCACTTTTAGCGGTTAACGCTGATTGAAGACGTTCACTGAAAAGTGATAAAGACAGCACTGAGGCCACTGACAATATTATGGCGAGTAAAATAATAGTTAACTCGCCGCGCTTAGCCTCATGCTTGAACAATCGCCAAGCAAGATTAAAGGTTTGCTTAGTCATGCATTACCCTACCTGATTTTGTGCAGTCTGCGCCGTTTCAGGCACATCTGACTCATCAGAATTTACCGCATTATTAGCTGGCGTTATTTCACTCAACTCGCCAGCATTCATTAACAATTGACGCTCACAATGTTTTGCCAGTTCACCGTCATGAGTAACCAAAACTAACGTAGTATGCGAATCGCGATTTAGATCAAACAATAATTGCTCTATTTTATCGCTGTTGGCGGCATCCAAATTGCCGGTAGGCTCATCAGCAAAAAGTATTTTAGGCCTGGTAATAAAGGCGCGAGCAATGGCTACCCGTTGCTGTTCACCACCGGACAACTGATTAGGATAATGATCGCCTCTATGTCCAAGGCCCACCTTATCGAGAATATCTTGCCCACGTTGTTTTGCGTCAGCTAATCCGGCAATTTCAGCTGGCAAAATAATATTCTCTAATGCGGTGAGACTTTGCACCAACATAAAGCTTTGAAAGATAAAGCCGACTTTTTCACCGCGTAACTGAGCACGCTGTTCTTCATCCATGTTATGCAAGCCCTGTCCATCTAAATAAATTTCTCCGCTGCTGACCTCATCAAGGCCCGCTAAAAGGCTTAGTAAAGTCGATTTACCGGAGCCTGACGCACCCACGATGGCAATCGACTCACCCGCCTTGACTTCGAAACTAATTGGCTTGAGGATCGAAAGCTCACCTTGAGACGTAGTAACAGTTTTCGTAATCACGGACGTTTTAATCATATTTGTAGGAGCCATGGTGTTTAATTTGATAAGTAATTCACTGCGCAAGCGCGCGAAAGTTATGTTGTTTCTTTTACCAATTTTACTGGTTTCAGATCAACTTTGGGCTAAATCGAGTAAATTGTTAATCCTAGGTGATAGCCTAAGTGCTGGTTATGGTTTGACGCAAGCGCAAAGCTGGGTAAGTTTGTTACAAGATGCGTGGCAAAAAAGCGACATAAGTGTTGTAAATGCTGCGATAAGTGGCGAAACAACAGACGGAGCACTAGCAAGGTTGCCACGCTTGTTAGACCAACATACTCCTAGTCATGTATTTGTCGAACTCGGCGGCAACGACGGGTTACAGGGTCATCCGGTCGCTAAGATGCGTAGTAATCTAGCAAAAATAATTGAACTCAGTCAATCGTCAGGGGCAACGGTTATCTTACAAGAAATGCAGATACCTACAAACTATGGGCGCCGCTATACTGAGCTTTTCACTGGCGCTTACGCCGCAGTAGCAAAAGATCATAACGTGGTGTTGCTACCATTTTTCCTCGCAGATATCGCCCTAAACAGTGACTTAATGCAAGCTGACGGTATTCACCCAAATGCCAAAGCACAGCCCATTATCGCTGAATCAATGGCACAAACGTTAAAACCACTTGTGGCGCCATAATACCCGTTGCTTGTTTTTAACATAATTGGCGCACTGACAGGCTTAGCTAACCAAGACTAAGCTCAAATAAGAGTTTCCTTAGGAGCGTCATTATGGGCGTCAATTCAACAAGTGCGAATGCTGTTCAAACCACTCAACTATCACCAAGGCAGGAGGTTGAACGCAGACCACCACCAGCACAAGAAACTCAATCGAGTGAATTTTGTAACCCAGCAGCGTTCACCCAAGTGTTTGAAGCGCCTCAAACAACAGATTAAAACCAGCGGGTGGGTTCAATTGCAGACGTTAGGATTTAACGCTTTATCGAAAGGTAAAAGAGAAAAAACCAGAGTGATAACACCACTTGCAACACCCTCTTATTTTTACATTGGCCCATGAAAAACGTCTAGTGCCGCTGCTGTAAAACGCGCACTATTTCATGAGAGTCGCTCAATCTGCGTACTTGCATAAATAAGCTTTCAGCTTCTGGATATTGACGGCTTAAATAGCCTAACCATTGCTTAAGACGATTAGGAAAATATTTTCCCTTATCACCAAATATTTCATATCCAGAGTAATCTAATAGTAGTTGATTTACCTCTGACCAAGGCATGATTTCTTGCTCGCCACGCACAACCCGCGCTAAATTAGGTACTGCGAGAATGCCCCGCCCAAGCATAATATTCTGACAGTTAGATTGCTGCTGGCAGTTAATCGCATCATCAAAAGACCATATTTCACCATTAGCGATAATCGGGATATTCACTTTCTGTTTGATATCTGCGATCCAGGACCAATAAGCGGGAGGTTTATATCCTTCCACTTTGGTACGTGCGTGTATCACTAGCAAATCTGCACCCGCAGCTTCAATAGCCGCTGCATTTTCGAATGCTAAACTTTTATCATCAAAACCCAAGCGCATCTTTGCCGTCACTTTATGTTCGCTTGGCACGGCTTGGCGTACCGCACTAACAATATCGTATAAAGTTTGCGGCTCGCGCAACAAAATGGCCCCCCCTTTACTCTTATTCACGGTCTTGGCTGGACAGCCAAAGTTTAAATCTACCCCGTGAGAACCCAGTTCAACTGCTCGTTGAGCATTTTCGGCCAACGGTTGAGGATGCTGCCCAAGTAACTGCACTCGCACTGGAGTACCATTTGGGGTAAAACCATCGTTATGTAACTCGGGGCAAAAACGATAAAATACTTTCTTAGGGAGTAAGCATTCCACGACTCGCACAAATTCAGTGACACATAGGTCGAAGCCACCGACCCTACTCAACATGTCTCGCATGAGGTGATCAACCACCCCTTCCATCGGCGCTAAAATTACTTGCAACTTGTTTACTCTGTAAATAAAACCAATAAAAAACATAAGACTATCAGTAGCCTTACGTAAAACGAAAAGTCGAAATATGAAAATTCTATCGTGTTAGATTTAGCGGCTTATTTTTCTCAAGGTCAGACTTTTCAGCCCTTAATGAACAACGATTAAGAATTTCTGCTCGCCGTTCAGTGGACGCATCCCCCCAGCCAACTATTTCGTCCAACATTCGATAACACCCCACGCACATATCTTGCCGATCTAAGCAACAATTTCGCACGCATGGCGACGTTATTTCTTTACTTTCCACATGTTTCCTTAAGGCGAAACTTTAAATTTAATTGTACCACAGCGTTGATCAGCTTAAACATAGATCGAAATAGCAAATTTATCGGTTAACTCCGTACCATTTTACCGTATTATCGAACTGCGTATCTCGCAGGGATCAGGGAACTGAGTAAATAAATATCAATAAGAAGGGAAAACGACATGACCGATAATATAGATTATTCGAACTACAGCTATGAAGATTTACTCAGCGCCAGAGCAGGTATAGACACAGACGTCTATCCTGAGCGCGCAGTTGAGCTTGATAGACTGATCGCACAAAGGGCCCCAAAGCTAGAGTCAGCAGATAGCACAGGCCAAAGTGCAGTATTACGCCAAGTTCAAGTCAAGTTTCATGGTAAAACCTCGGAGTTTTTTGGTATATGGATCGTTAATATATTACTGACGATCGTGACCTTAGGTATTTATTCAGCTTGGGCTACCGTGCGGACTCATCGATATTTCTACTCGAACACTGAGATTGATGGGCATTGCTTTTCATATTTAGCCAACCCGATACAAATTTTAAAAGGACGAATTATAGCAGTAGTCGCATTTGTTATTTATTCAATCGCTGCTGCTTTTAGTCCTATGTTGATGCTAGTTTTCATCGTGGCTTTTATCTTTCTAACGCCATTGATGATTATCTTAGCGGTTCGATTTAAAATGCGTATGACAGCATATCGCAACATAAGATTTGGCTTCAACGGAAAGTATGGCGATGCATTTGTTGTCTTCGTTTTACTGCCAATCGTCAGCGTATTTACCCTTTATACTGCGCTTCCCTGGGTATTTAAGAAAATGGACGAATTTTTACATAATAATATGACTTACGGTCAGCAAAAATTCACCACTCAACTGCGTAGCTCTCAATACTACATTGCTTCGTTCGGCGCATTGGTCTTAGCTTTGGTTATAGGTGCTTTATCTTTGTTAGCACTAGGCGCATCATTTAGAGCGTTTGAGGCTCAGGCCGCTCAGGGACCATCGTTTTCCTTGCTCACAATGGGAATTATGTTTGGGTATCTGGTGATATTCCTTATTGCTTCTAGTTTTTACCAAGCTTATGTTCGCAATCACTTATTCAACTCGATGCAAATAAACAACGTTGCTAGCTTCACTTCGAGTGTCTCTGCAGCAAGATTAATATGGCTTCATTTGAGCAACTTAATCGCACTGGTGGTGACGCTCGGCTTAGCGCTGCCGTGGATCCACATTCGTACATCGATATTTTATGCTAATGCGACCAAAATCTCTGTCTTAGAAGGTATTACTGATGTAGTTGAGGGAGCACAGGACGATACAAGCGCGATAGGCGAAGAAATATCGAATGTATTCGACGTAGATATTGCTTTAGGATAAAGCGATGCATAACGCGATGTTTTATCCTGCAGGCAGCGCTCGCTGCCTGCTAGTTCAGCTCGATTTTAGTGCAGAAGAAGTGCGGGTGCTCAATGCAAATAATGAAGTACTGCACACAATCCCATTAAGCCAGCTAAACCCTACCTCTAAATTAGCCGCAACACGTCGCGAAGTCATATTGCCGAACATGGGTTTACTGTCATTTGAGCCAACGCCCGAGCTAGATTCTTTGATATATTCCTCCGGCAAAAAGCAATGGGCATCTACGCTTGAAAGCAGCTACCAAGCAATAGCCATTAGCTTATTATTGGTGCCGCTTTGTTTGTTTATTATTTTTAAATATATTATTCCGCTTGCAGCTGAGCGTTTTGCTGAAGTAATCCCTTATAGTGCAATAAATTTAGCGTCTATACATACCCTCAAAGCATTGGATCAGAGTATGTTACAGCCAAGTGAACTGACTCTTAGCGAACAACAAACAATTCAGTCCAACTGGCAGCGCGCAGTGAGTCAACTTACATTCGATAATGCATATTACACACTACTCTTTCGAAAAAGCGAGTCGCTCGGTGCCAATGCATTTGCTTTGCCAAACGGCACGATTGTGGTTACCGATGAATTCATACAACTAATAGAAAGTCGTCAAGATTTGCTGCAAGCCGTATTATTGCATGAGATAGGACATGTGGAACATCATCACTCGATGCGGCTTATTTCCCAAAGTCTATTCTCGTCTCTTGTGATTGATTATTTTTTTGCCGATGTAAGTGGCCTGATTGATGCTTTTGCTGGTATATCGACAACACTGGTACAAAATCAGTTTTCATCAGAATTGGAATGGGAAGCAGATAATTTCGCACTGAAACAGATGAAAACTGCTGCGCTTGATACTGAAGCTTTTGCTTTAGCGCTAGAAAAACTGATGAAAACGATACCGAAAGAGTCAAATGTCGACAGCTGGTTACAAACTCATCCATTGCTACGTGAGCGAATTGCTAACGCTAGAGCCGTTCAAGATGCCCCTAACTAGTTGCTAAATATCTTGCGAGCCAATTGATTTCACAAATAGACTCCGTTTTGTCTATATATCCGGCATTTTGTAAACAGCCATAAGCCTCATAACCGTCACTGAAGCAACGAGGGACGATGCCTGATTCCGTAAAATACGGCAATAGCGCGTCACCTTGCGAAGGTGAATCTACCACCCAGCATTCAAGCTTTTGATTACGTCGGTCCAAATTAACAGCGGATTTAAGTGGCGATGAACTAACTGACTTAGGAACAACCCAGCCTCGCATATCAACCAGCACAGCCCAAGTATTTCCGCGCATTGCGTGCATAGTTTCACCTAAGTCAGACAGGTAAGCCATGTCAGTTTGCAATGTCCAATGACCTTTAATTTGCACAACAATAAGGCGTGATTTCACCGTAATTCGGTAATATGGAGGAGATGATTTAGAGTTACTCAATATCAATATACTGCATTTGTTGTATTTAACTTGGCGATAAAATGCTCTGGGTTAGCGCATAGAGCAGTTACCATATATATTAGCATCAAAACGCTAAGGTAGAATCTAATATAAACCTATACGTCGCTATATTGAAATTAGACCATTCAGATATCACCGATTAAAACTTGAAATATTTAGAATAAAAAAATAAAAAAAAAGCCGTACAGTGATGTACGGCTTTTCTTATATGGCGTCCCCAAGGGGATTCGAACCCCTGTTACCGCCGTGAAAGGGCGGTGTCCTAGGCCTCTAGACGATGGGGACAGAAACTTTTTTTATCGAAAAAATTCGATAGGTTCCGTAACTTAAGGTTAACTAACATCCTTTCATTACATAAACCAAAACTCTATCCAAACGATTCATTCACTGGCCTAGGTATGCCGTAAATGTCCTTGTTTGTACTACATAAACCCAATCCGTAGGTTTACTTAAAAATGACGTCCCCTAGGGGATTATAAAATACATCCTGTATTTTACCGCTTCGCGGCCGTGCTAAGCACGTTCAAATTCGTTTCCTACGAATTTGTCGAACTAAGGGGCTCTCACCCCTCGTGACGCAAAAAATGCTATCACTTCGTTCATTTATATGGCGTCCCCAAGGGGATTCGAACCCCTGTTACCGCCGTGAAAGGGCGGTGTCCTAGGCCTCTAGACGATGGGGACAGAAACTTTTTTTATCGAAAAAATTCGATAGGTTCCGTAACTTAAGGTTAACTAACGTCCTTTCATTACATAAACCAAAACTCTATCCAAACGATTCATTCACTGGCCTAGGTATGCCGTAAATGTCCTTGTTTGTACTACATAAACCCAATCCGTAGGTTTACTTAAAAATGACGTCCCCTAGGGGATTATAAAATACATCCTGTATTTTACCGCTTCGCGGCCGTGCTAAGCACGTTCAAATTCGTTTCCTACGAATTTGTCGAACTAAGGGGCTCTCACCCCTCGTGACGCAAAGAATGCTATCACTTCGTTCATTTATATGGCGTCCCCAAGGGGATTCGAACCCCTGTTACCGCCGTGAAAGGGCGGTGTCCTAGGCCTCTAGACGATGGGGACAAAAAACGGTTTTCGAAAGTAAACTTTCGATATTCCTGTAATACAAAGTAGGTTACTAAATCGCGTAACCTTCTCCCATACAAAAACCTTAATTTGTCTCAATTGTCTCCTGTAAAGCGATTTAAACCTGCAAGAGCAGCAATCTATATTTACAAAAAAACAATATCTATATCATCACATTCACTGGCCTAGGTATGCCGTAAATGCTCCTTGATATGGTGGAGCCAGGCGGGATCGAACCGCCGACCTCTTGCATGCCATGCAAGCGCTCTCCCAGCTGAGCTATGGCCCCATACTTAACGTAAAGCGCATTCGCTTTGACTAAGTGGGTGTCGTTCCGTGACAGCGGGCGCATTCTAGGCACCCCCCCCTTTTATGTCAACGATTTTTTTAAATTTTATCTAGGATTGTTGTCTGTTTGCTATATATATGAGCGCTTTGTCTATCCGTTGAACAATTTGCTCGATTTTTAACAAATTTAATGTCACATCCAATGAAGGTGAATTACCTGATCCTGTCACAGCCACACGTAAGGGCATACCGACTTTGCCCATACCGACGCCTAAATTTTCAGCAGTTTGGTTAATGGCAGCATGAATCGTTTCAGCATTCCATGTCTCCAGTGCCTCCAACGAGGCTTTAACAGCTTCAAGTGCTTCTTGCGCTACAGGCCGAAGATGCTTTTTAGCCGCCTTTTCGTCAAAACTGTCATATTCTTGGTAAAAATATCTACTTATCTCAGCAAGTTCCTTCAACGTTTTCACGCGATCGGCTTGCACGCTGATAACATCTTCTAGAGCGGGTCCGTTGCTTACGTCGATACCTTGTTGGTCAAAATGCCATTTTGCATATGGCAGTACTTCAAGAGCCGGAAGCTCTTTAATATAATGCTGATTCAACCAAATCAACTTATCGGTATTAAAAGCAGACGCAGATTGGCCTATCGCATCTA
This genomic window contains:
- a CDS encoding ABC transporter permease, producing MTKQTFNLAWRLFKHEAKRGELTIILLAIILSVASVLSLSLFSERLQSALTAKSAEFIAADRVLKSRQPVDQSWIEKAQEFNLDTANQVYTRSMAFSGDNMMLVDLRAAAPGYPLKGTVRVAEQPFAPGQAIKSLPKPGHAWIESRLFQNLDLTLGQDIEVGDKKFTVTKVLSDVPDAGFSVFGGDPKVLIGEQDLAATNIIGPGSRASFSYFFTGSEADLNAYYDWLMPKLDKELQSWISVSDDDSAIGRSIAKAEQYFLLASLLAIVLAAVSIAVAAQRYSQRHYDPVAIMKTLGASKAMVQQVYLLQITFITLLGIVIGTLLGFILQQVVVWALAGSVEVSLDVWFWRPLIIAVFTGAICAVLFSLYPLLKLFSVSPLRVLRRDLGASLSSRFIQFLASGGAIFSLMWAYSGNLGLSAILFGSGILLVISLLLVTFGLIWLGRKLGKGKMGAWQLAWARIRRRAMDNAIQLISFAVTIMLLLIVLVMRNDMIAQWQDQLPKGTPNYFLVNITQQQLPDLKTHFTQENVDIENFYPVVRGRFVAINDEKVSTAVSKEDAEAGERQGREGLGREANLTWSDTLQHENTIVAGQWFDTSEPLASGLYGVSVEARIAQRLNIKLGDKLTFNVGSEVINTEVSSLREVDWQTMQPNFFFVIQPQAMKDYLPTYLSSFYLDKSRKSDITELMKPFASVTLFDVDARIEQLRGIVKQVSLAVEFILVLVLAAGALVLIAQVQASMDERQQELAILRTLGAKGRLIRASVLFEFVIIGLVAGLMAAFANEVSLFFLQSQVFDMDASLHWEYWFIAPVAGAIVVGALGMVGCWRLLRLNTSHLLRQMV
- a CDS encoding arylesterase — protein: MFNLISNSLRKRAKVMLFLLPILLVSDQLWAKSSKLLILGDSLSAGYGLTQAQSWVSLLQDAWQKSDISVVNAAISGETTDGALARLPRLLDQHTPSHVFVELGGNDGLQGHPVAKMRSNLAKIIELSQSSGATVILQEMQIPTNYGRRYTELFTGAYAAVAKDHNVVLLPFFLADIALNSDLMQADGIHPNAKAQPIIAESMAQTLKPLVAP
- the dusC gene encoding tRNA dihydrouridine(16) synthase DusC, with the protein product MQVILAPMEGVVDHLMRDMLSRVGGFDLCVTEFVRVVECLLPKKVFYRFCPELHNDGFTPNGTPVRVQLLGQHPQPLAENAQRAVELGSHGVDLNFGCPAKTVNKSKGGAILLREPQTLYDIVSAVRQAVPSEHKVTAKMRLGFDDKSLAFENAAAIEAAGADLLVIHARTKVEGYKPPAYWSWIADIKQKVNIPIIANGEIWSFDDAINCQQQSNCQNIMLGRGILAVPNLARVVRGEQEIMPWSEVNQLLLDYSGYEIFGDKGKYFPNRLKQWLGYLSRQYPEAESLFMQVRRLSDSHEIVRVLQQRH
- a CDS encoding ABC transporter ATP-binding protein, which translates into the protein MIKTSVITKTVTTSQGELSILKPISFEVKAGESIAIVGASGSGKSTLLSLLAGLDEVSSGEIYLDGQGLHNMDEEQRAQLRGEKVGFIFQSFMLVQSLTALENIILPAEIAGLADAKQRGQDILDKVGLGHRGDHYPNQLSGGEQQRVAIARAFITRPKILFADEPTGNLDAANSDKIEQLLFDLNRDSHTTLVLVTHDGELAKHCERQLLMNAGELSEITPANNAVNSDESDVPETAQTAQNQVG
- a CDS encoding DUF1289 domain-containing protein, with the protein product MLDEIVGWGDASTERRAEILNRCSLRAEKSDLEKNKPLNLTR
- a CDS encoding M48 family metallopeptidase, encoding MHNAMFYPAGSARCLLVQLDFSAEEVRVLNANNEVLHTIPLSQLNPTSKLAATRREVILPNMGLLSFEPTPELDSLIYSSGKKQWASTLESSYQAIAISLLLVPLCLFIIFKYIIPLAAERFAEVIPYSAINLASIHTLKALDQSMLQPSELTLSEQQTIQSNWQRAVSQLTFDNAYYTLLFRKSESLGANAFALPNGTIVVTDEFIQLIESRQDLLQAVLLHEIGHVEHHHSMRLISQSLFSSLVIDYFFADVSGLIDAFAGISTTLVQNQFSSELEWEADNFALKQMKTAALDTEAFALALEKLMKTIPKESNVDSWLQTHPLLRERIANARAVQDAPN
- a CDS encoding YjgN family protein, with product MTDNIDYSNYSYEDLLSARAGIDTDVYPERAVELDRLIAQRAPKLESADSTGQSAVLRQVQVKFHGKTSEFFGIWIVNILLTIVTLGIYSAWATVRTHRYFYSNTEIDGHCFSYLANPIQILKGRIIAVVAFVIYSIAAAFSPMLMLVFIVAFIFLTPLMIILAVRFKMRMTAYRNIRFGFNGKYGDAFVVFVLLPIVSVFTLYTALPWVFKKMDEFLHNNMTYGQQKFTTQLRSSQYYIASFGALVLALVIGALSLLALGASFRAFEAQAAQGPSFSLLTMGIMFGYLVIFLIASSFYQAYVRNHLFNSMQINNVASFTSSVSAARLIWLHLSNLIALVVTLGLALPWIHIRTSIFYANATKISVLEGITDVVEGAQDDTSAIGEEISNVFDVDIALG